A single region of the Nitrosomonas sp. Is79A3 genome encodes:
- a CDS encoding mannose-1-phosphate guanylyltransferase/mannose-6-phosphate isomerase, with product MNVNIHPIILSGGSGTRLWPLSRANYPKQLLPLVAKETMLQATLVRATALSNSQAPIIVCNFEHRFLIQEQCEAIKIKPEAIYLESAGRNTAPAIALAAFHLAQIDENALMIVLPADHVIDDQVAFAQAVETAKMAAQEGYLVTFGVVPSAPETGYGYIKAGAALSFATPIALTAYQVQSFFEKPNRETAAAYLQEGGYTWNSGMFVFTAGNYLQELQRHRPDIFDAVQKAWQEKTTDLGFILPGKEAFAASPSDSIDYAIMQVTDRAAVVPAQFGWSDVGSWDSLWQIAPKDGNGNVTSGDTLVFDTQKSYIRAENRLVAVIGLDDIIVVETADAVLVMHKSKAQHLKTALQQLESNQRKEHLEHLRVHRPWGWYEGIDKGERFQVKRIMVKPGERLSLQMHHHRAEHWVVVSGTAKVTVENQETLFTENQSTYIPLGKSHRLENPGKIPLHLIEVQSGTYLGEDDIVRFEDSYGRII from the coding sequence ATGAACGTAAACATTCACCCCATCATCCTTTCCGGTGGAAGCGGCACGCGATTATGGCCCCTTTCACGCGCCAACTATCCTAAACAATTGTTACCGCTCGTCGCAAAAGAAACCATGCTGCAGGCCACACTCGTCCGGGCAACTGCACTATCGAATTCGCAGGCTCCTATTATTGTGTGTAATTTTGAACATCGTTTTCTGATCCAGGAACAATGTGAAGCGATAAAAATCAAGCCGGAAGCGATTTATCTTGAGTCGGCCGGACGCAATACCGCGCCAGCGATCGCGCTTGCTGCATTTCATCTGGCACAGATCGATGAAAACGCTTTGATGATCGTTTTACCAGCCGATCATGTCATAGACGATCAGGTTGCTTTTGCACAGGCGGTGGAAACAGCAAAAATGGCTGCCCAGGAAGGTTATTTGGTGACTTTTGGTGTCGTGCCATCTGCACCGGAAACAGGCTATGGTTATATCAAGGCCGGTGCAGCGCTTTCGTTTGCCACACCGATTGCACTGACTGCTTATCAAGTTCAATCTTTTTTTGAAAAACCTAACCGGGAAACCGCTGCCGCTTATTTGCAGGAAGGCGGCTATACCTGGAATAGCGGCATGTTCGTTTTTACTGCCGGAAATTATCTGCAAGAATTGCAACGGCATCGACCGGACATCTTTGATGCTGTCCAGAAAGCTTGGCAAGAAAAAACAACGGATCTTGGCTTTATCCTTCCGGGTAAGGAAGCATTTGCAGCTTCTCCATCGGATTCGATTGATTATGCGATCATGCAGGTAACCGATCGTGCCGCCGTGGTACCCGCACAATTCGGCTGGAGCGATGTCGGATCCTGGGATTCCCTATGGCAGATTGCGCCCAAGGACGGCAATGGCAACGTCACCAGCGGTGATACGCTCGTTTTCGATACCCAAAAAAGCTATATTCGTGCGGAAAATCGCCTAGTCGCCGTAATCGGACTCGACGATATCATTGTTGTTGAAACCGCCGACGCCGTGCTGGTAATGCACAAAAGCAAGGCACAACATCTCAAGACTGCACTACAACAACTCGAATCCAATCAGCGCAAGGAACATCTCGAACATCTGCGAGTTCACCGCCCATGGGGCTGGTATGAGGGAATCGACAAGGGGGAACGGTTTCAAGTCAAGCGAATCATGGTGAAACCGGGAGAAAGGCTGTCACTTCAAATGCATCACCATAGAGCGGAACATTGGGTAGTCGTCAGCGGTACCGCCAAAGTCACTGTAGAAAATCAAGAAACCTTATTTACAGAAAACCAATCGACATACATCCCGCTCGGCAAATCGCATCGTCTCGAGAATCCCGGGAAGATTCCTTTACATCTCATAGAAGTTCAGTCAGGAACCTATCTTGGCGAAGACGATATCGTAAGATTTGAGGATTCTTACGGACGTATTATTTAA